The window CAAAAACTACCAAGCCTTTTGTGTTTTTGTAGTAATTAAACATCTTGCTTATGAAAAATTACCTCTTTTTACTTAGCTTGTTTCTATTCATCTCTTGTAATAATGATGATGATATGAATGAAGAGCCTGCAATTCAAACAGGACCTGTTGCTTTTACAACAATTTCACAAGGACGTTTAAATGGTAACGAAGGAGTTGTTCAATCTAACTTAGTAATAAATAATGCGTCCGATTGGATCGCCTTAATGAATCAAATGGACTCAGGTTTTAATAATTTCACTGGGGATTTTACTCAAACTAATATTGATTTTAATAATTTTACAGTAATTGCGATATTCGAAGATGTCTTACCAGAGTTTTATCTTTTAGAAATAACGAGCATCATAGAAAATCAAAATTATATAGAAGTTACAACTGTTATTGATGGAGGTGGTTTTACCTCATTGTCACAACCTTTCCACATCGTGAAAATCCCAAAAACCGCCAAGCCTTTTGTGTTTTTGTGATACTAACTTATTGTTTGTGAAAAGTTTTTTTAGCCCAATTTAAACATTAACTATTTGAATAAAAGTTAAAGTTCTTATTTAAATACTGTCAATAAAAAAACCTCTTTAAAAGTTATTCTAAAGAGGTTTTTAATATTAAGCAATCTGTAAAAGGTTTTATCTTTCAGACACTTCTTTAAAAGCTCTATGGTTTTCACCAGTGTACACCTGACGTGGTCTACCGATAGGTTCTTTATTCTCACGCATTTCTTTCCATTGTGCGATCCATCCTGGAAGACGTCCTAATGCAAACATTACGGTAAACATTTCAGTAGGAATTCCCATAGCACGGTAAATAATACCAGAATAGAAATCTACGTTAGGATATAGTTTACGATCAACAAAATAAGGATCATTTAAAGCTTCTTGCTCCAGTCCTTTTGCAATATCTAAGATAGGATCTTCAACACCTAAAGCTCCTAGAACATCGTCTGCAGCAACCTTAATGATCTTTGCACGTGGATCAAAGTTTTTGTAAACTCTATGACCGAAGCCCATCAAACGGAAAGGATCTTTCTTATCCTTTGCTTTTGCCATGTATTTTTTAGTATCTCCACCATCTTCTTTGATAGCTTCTAGCATTTCAAGTACTGCCTGATTAGCACCACCATGAAGTGGACCCCAAAGAGCATTAATACCTGCGCTTAAACTTGCAAATAAACCAGCGTGCGAAGATCCTACGATACGCACTGTACTTGTAGAACAGTTTTGCTCATGATCTGCATGAAGGATTAATAATTTATCTAATGCATTTGAAACAACAGGATCAATTTTGTATTCACTATTAGCTTTCTTGAACATCATCTTTAGGATGTTATCCACATAGCCTAAGTTGTCATCTCCATAATCTAGAGGTTGTCCAGTGCGTTTTCTTAATGCCCATGCAACAAGAACTGGGAATTTACCCATGATCTTTACAATAGCATTATACATATCTTCTTCACTATCTACGTTTACAGATGATGGATTAAATGCCATTAAAGCACTAGTCAAGGAAGAAAGAACACCCATAGGATGCGCCGATTTAGGAAAACCATCTAAGATTTTCTTCACGTCTTCATCTACATGAGACTGAGCTTTTATATCATTATGAAATTTTTCTAATTGCGTAGCAGTAGGCAACTCACCAAAAATCAACAAATAGGCAACTTCAAGGAAATCGGCTTTATCAGCTAGTTCCTCAATCGAGTAACCTCTATATCTTAGAATACCTTCTTCACCATTTAAAAACGTTATAGCACTTGTACAGCTACCTGTGTTCTTGTAACCAGGATCAATAGTGGTAAGTCCACCAGTTGCACCTCTCAACGTCTTAATATCTATTGCTTTTTCATTTTCTGAGCCAGTGATCACAGGAAAATCGTATTTCTTGCCATCAAACTCTAGTATCGCCTTGTCTGTCATTGTTAAAATTTGAGTTTTGTGCCTACGAAAATACGTCACAACCTTTGATTTTCACACTATTTGACCATCGAAGTGGGCTACTTTAATAAAAATTTAGTTTTTAATCCATCGATATAGTTGGTCAGCTATTGAAATGATATAAAATTAACAAGATAATGTATAAGATTTCCGCTTTCGCGAAAGCATGATAAAACAGAAACGACGACCAATTAAGGTCGCCGTTCAAGAATTTGTAAGTACCAAAAACTAACAAATATTATCTTACAATAACTTTTACTGTACCACTTTCTTCTGCGGTCTGTACTTTTAAAATATACATTCCAGAGCTTAATTTTAAGGATGGTTTTATGGTAAAGTTATTATTAAACTCAGTCGTTACATCGTAAACTCGTTGCCCGAGCGTATTGAATAGGATCATTGTAACCTCTTTCCCATTTAAATAATCACTACTAAGAACAAATGTATTCTCAGTAACCGGATTAGGGTAAATCGATAAACTATTTGACAAGGAAATCTCGTTTAAATTAAGAGTTACATTACTGTACTCTATATAAAATCTATCGACGTCACTACCAGAAGCGTTTACATTAAAAGATATGCTGTTCATTCCATCTTGTAGAGGCGTACGTTGCCCAGATTCTTGATCTACCAGTGTCGCATTTAAACCTGCTCCTAGTGCTACTTCAATCTCAAAAACATAAGTAGAAGACCTATAATTACGTAAATGTAAATTTGTACGTTCACTCGCAATAGGAAGTTGTTTTCTATTAATACTTAATAAATCTCCATTTACCATTGAAGCAAGGGACTCATCTATATTTGTAAATTTAAAAGCATCTTGTGTAGTTACCGCGTTATCAAAAGTAGGATCAAATTGAAATATAGTTTGATCTAACAAGTTCATACTTGCTGCATCCTTAAGCGTTATACTCAAAAATGAATTTTGATTAAACGAGCTGAACACTTGTGTAAGTGTTTGATTTACTGCCTTATCACTTTCTCTAAATTGTATGCTTGAAGGTCCTGTAGTAGGAACAAAAACGGATTGTCCAGGTTGCAAAAATTTATTTGCAGTACTACTTGCTGGTAATGCCATACCATCACCTACAGTAACGTCTACGGTTACATAGGCTCCTCTAGTATTAATATTAGGATCCCAAACATACATAAATGTAGGGTTTAATCCAGAGGTGCTCGCATCACTAAGTACCTCTTCAAAGTTGACAATTGCTTGATAAGGATTTGCTATCATCGCAAACTCGCCGTTTGCTGTTGTAAAACTTTGTGTAAAATCACCTTGATAAATTGTTCCACTCGATCTTAAGGTAGTATTTGTTGGAGTTGTGTTATTATCAGTCAAATCAACTGTACGATCACCTCTAACAAACATTCTTAAAGGAACTCCTACTTGCAGCGTTTCCATATTTGTGTTAGTAAAGGCCGTCCAAGCAAGGTTATTATTATCAAAAGTAAAAAGCGAATTTGCACCTGAACTATTCACATCAAAACCATTAATCGCTCCACCACCAGTAATGTGTGTACCGAAATTTGGCGCATTAGAACCACCTTCTTGCCAGTTTGCTCTTATAGAACTTGTAGAGTTCACTGAAGAGGCGAGAAATCTATAGGCTCTTTTGGCTGGAATGAATTGTTCCACTTTAGCATTTCCATTAATAGTTGCGTTTTGTGAATTATCTAGCTGTCCCGTGCTCGTGGCGTTACTTTTAAAAGTGACATTATCATTTAAAAATAAAGTAGATGATTGTGGTTTTAACACATCATAAATATTTGTAGCTGTATT is drawn from Nonlabens dokdonensis DSW-6 and contains these coding sequences:
- a CDS encoding citrate synthase, which translates into the protein MTDKAILEFDGKKYDFPVITGSENEKAIDIKTLRGATGGLTTIDPGYKNTGSCTSAITFLNGEEGILRYRGYSIEELADKADFLEVAYLLIFGELPTATQLEKFHNDIKAQSHVDEDVKKILDGFPKSAHPMGVLSSLTSALMAFNPSSVNVDSEEDMYNAIVKIMGKFPVLVAWALRKRTGQPLDYGDDNLGYVDNILKMMFKKANSEYKIDPVVSNALDKLLILHADHEQNCSTSTVRIVGSSHAGLFASLSAGINALWGPLHGGANQAVLEMLEAIKEDGGDTKKYMAKAKDKKDPFRLMGFGHRVYKNFDPRAKIIKVAADDVLGALGVEDPILDIAKGLEQEALNDPYFVDRKLYPNVDFYSGIIYRAMGIPTEMFTVMFALGRLPGWIAQWKEMRENKEPIGRPRQVYTGENHRAFKEVSER